TGGCGATCACTTTGCCGTCGCGCGCTTTCACTTCGACCATGTTCGACAGCGTCTTCTCGTAGCGCAGCCGCGAGGTATCGCTCGCCTCGTCTTTGGTCGCGATCACCACGACCGGCAGGTCTTCATCGATTAGCGCGTTCGGCCCGTGTTTCATCTCGCCCGCCGGGTAGCCCTCGGCGTGAATGTAGGAAATCTCTTTCAGCTTCAATGCCCCTTCCAGAGCAATCGGGAAGTTGATGCCGCGGCCCAGATACAAGAAATCCTGCGCCCTGTGGAATTCGCGCGCCAGGCGGTCGGCCAGATCGTCGCAGCCGAGCAGGGTTTCCATCTTTACCGGCAAGCCGTTCAAGGCGCGGACGTGCTTCAGTGATTCTTCTTCGCTCAACACGCCGCGCTGCTGGCCGAGATATAACGCCAGCAAGTACAGCACGGTCATCTGGCTGGTGAAGGCTTTCGTCGAAGCGACGCCGATCTCCGGGCCGGCGTGCGTCAGCACAGTGCCGTGCGATTCGCGCGTCAGCATCGAGCCCTGCACGTTACAGATCGATAGAATCTTCGCGCCCTTCTCCTTCGACTCGCGCACCGCCGCGATGGTGTCGGCGGTCTCGCCCGATTGCGAGATGGCGATGACTAAGGTTTTGTCGTCAAGGATCGGGTCGCGGTAACGGAACTCCGAAGCGTAATCGATCTCGACAGGGATGCGCGCCAATTCTTCAAGCATATACTTGCCGGCCATCGCGGCGTGCAAGCTGGTGCCGCAGGCCAGCGCTTTGATCGATGTGAACTGGCGGAACTCGGCCTCGCTGATCTCCATCTCGTCGAGATAGACGCGGCCCGTGGTCTGCGACACGCGACCGAGGACGGTATCACGGACGGCGCGCGGCTGCTCGTAAATCTCTTTGAGCATGTAATGCTTGAAGCCGCCCTTTTCCGCCATGATCGGGTCCCAGGTGATGCGCTGCACGTTGGGCGAGATGCTGTTGCCTTCGAAATCGGTCACGGTCACGCCGTCGCGGCTCAACACCGCCATCTCGCCATCGCCGAGATAGAAGACATCGCGCGTGTGATTCAACACCGGCGGAATGTCGGAAGCGACGAAGTACTCATTCTGGCCGAGGCCAATGACAATGGGGGGCCCCTGGCGGACGGCGATAATCTTCTCCGGCTCGTCAGCCGACATGATCGCCAGCGCGTAGATGCCGCGCATCTCCATCACCGTGCGGCGCACAGCGGCTTCCAGGCTGCCGTCGGTCTCTTTCAAATACTTCTCGATCAGGTGAGCGATCACTTCGGTATCGGTTTCGGTGACGAAGCGATGATCTTCGCCCTGTAGCTTGTGCTTCAGCGGCAAAAAGTTTTCGATAATGCCATTATGGACGACGACGACTTTGCCGGAGCAGTCGCGGTGCGGGTGGGCGTTCTCTTCCGTGGGTCGCCCGTGCGTTGCCCAGCGCGTGTGGCCGATTCCATAAGTGCCGTCGAGCGGCTTCAATCGAATAGTCTCTTCAAGGTTGCGCAGCTTGCCTTCGGCGCGGCGAATCATCAGCGCGCCCTGTTCATCAACGACGGCAATGCCCGCCGAGTCATAGCCGCGATATTCCAATTTGCGGAGCCCGTCGAGAATCACCCCGACGACCTGCTTGTCACCAACGTAACCGACGATTCCACACATCTGACTTCCCTCTTTTTCGATGAGAAAGAATGGTTGACGGGCAAGCGCGAGGCGCGCCCATCATATCGAAATGACGAACCCCTGCCGAAGTTCACGTCCGCAGCCCAACACCGCTCGTCAGTTCAATTATAACAGCCGCGCCGTCGTCTCACTGAAGCTTTTTCTTGATGATCGCAGGAACGCCGACGGCCAGCGAATCGGGCGGCACGTCTTTGGTGACGACCGCGCCCGCGCCGGTCTTCGAGCCGCGCCCGACCCGCACAGGGGCCACCAGCATCGTGTCGCTGCCGATGCGGACGCCGTCTTCGATAATCGTTTGATTCTTGCGAACGCCGTCATAATTGCACGTCACCGTGCCGGCGCCGATGTTGACGTCATCGCCGAGCGTCGCATCGCCGAGATAGGTCAGGTGCGATGCCTTGGTGCCGGTGCCGATCTTCGATTTCTTGACTTCGACGAAGTTGCCGATGGCGGCCTTCTCGCCGATCTCTGCATGCATCCTGAGGCGCGCGAATGGGCCGACGCTGGCCCGCCGATGGATGACGCTGTCTTCGATTACCGTCGAGTTGCGAATCGTCACGTCATCTTCAATGGTGACGTTGCGCAGTCGCGTCCATGAAAAAATCGTGCAGTTGGCGCCGATGCGGCTCGCGCCTTCGACGATGACCTGCGGGTGGATGATGGTGTCCTGACCGATCTCGACATCCTGATGAATGTAGGTCGTCGCCGGGTCCACGATGGTCACGCCGGCGAGCATCAACTCGCGGAGCTTAGCGGCGCGCAGCTTTTGGTCAAGCTCGGCCAGCTCGACGCGGCTGTTGACGCCTTGCACCTCTTCGGGGTCTGTGTGACAGAGCACGCCGACGCGCTTGCCCTGCTCAAGCATCACCGCCGGCACGTCCGTCAGATAGTATTCGCCCTGCGCGTTGTCTGTGCGCAGGTGGTCGAGCGCCTCAAGCAGCGCCGCCACGTCGAAGCAGTAGATGCTGACGCAGACTTCGCGCACGGCAAGCTCAGACGGCGAGCCATCTTTCTGCTCGACGATGCGCGCAAAGCCGCCGCGATCATCTCGAATGATTCGCCCATAGCCGGTCGGGTCATTCATCTCGACGGTCAGCACGGTTGCGGCATTGCCTTCATGCTGGTGCGCTTCGCTGAGCCGCGCGAGCGTGTCGCTCTTGATCATCGGCCCGTCGCCGGCCAGTACGATGATTGATCCGCTGCGGCCTTGCAGTTGTTCGCGCCCTGCCATCACCGCATGGCCAGTACCGCGCTGTTCGGTCTGCAAAACGAATTGCAAGTCAGGCCGCGCCGCGCCGCCCTCGACGAGCCGCGCCGCCTCATCGCGGACGGCGCGCTCGACCTCCTCAGCTTGATGGCCGACGACCGTAAAAATGGCTTCTGGAGCCAGTTTGAAAGCGGCGCGCAAGACGTGGGCGACGAGCGGCAGGCCGGCGACTTCGTGCAGGACTTTGGCGCGGCGCGACTTCATCCGCGTGCCCAGTCCCGCGGCCAGTATCATTACATCAGTCATTCTGTCATCCCCTGTTGGAAACTTTATATTTTAGATTTTGGATTGCCGGAAACGAAACTCAGTCGCGCGGCGAGAGCGCTTCCTTGAATCCAAAATCGCCGGCGCGTAGCGCCAAGCTATGAAAATCTAAAATCCAAAATCTGAACGGCGCGTGTCGCTGAAGCTGAGCGGCGGCGTCAGGTGGCGCTGATGAATATTCAACACCAGTTGCGCCAGCCTGTGCGAGTCATGGCGCACGACGTCATGTTCGCTGACCAGGTTGCCGCACAGCACAAGGATGCTGCGGGCGTCCGGCGACTGGCCGATGCGCAACTTGACGGGAATCTCGCCGGAGCAGAGCGGCGCGGTCTCAAACTCGACCTGCACGGCGCCGTCGGCGAGATATTTCTCGCGCAGCTCGGCATGGATGGGCGCCGAGTTGACGATCACATAATCGAGCTTCAAGGCGGGGCTGTGCGCCAGCAAAGCGCGCAGGTGGTTTTCGACCGTGAAGCCGTCCGTCTCGCCCGGCTGCGTCATGACATTGCAGATGTACGCCTTCATCGCCGGCGACCGGTTCAGCGCCGCGACGATCTCATCAACCAGCAGGTTCGGAATGATTGAGGTGTAGAGCGAGCCGGGGCCAATCGTAATCAGGTCGGCCTCGGCGATGGCTTCGAGGGTTTCGGGAACCGGGCCGCATGGATGCGATAGACGCAAGCGGCGAATCGGGGCGCGCGCCTCGACAATCTTGCTCTCGCCGAGAATGGTGCGCCCGTCTTCGAACTCGGCCACCAGGGTGACGTCCTCGACGGTTGACGGAAAGATGCGCCCCTTGATGGCCAGCACTTCGCTGCTGACTTTGATGGCTTCAAAAAAATCGCCGGTGACGCCCGTGAGCGCGGCCAGAAAGAGATTTCCGAAGCTGTGGCCGGCGAGGTCGCCGCCCGACTCAAAACGGTATTGAAAGAGCTGCGTCAACAACCGCTCGTCTTCGGCGAGCGCCACCATGCAATTGCGGATGTCGCCGGGCGGCAGGATTTGAAACTCTTCGCGCAGGCGGCCCGAGCTGCCGCCGTCGTCGGTGACGGTCACCACCGCGGTGAGCGTTTCGATCCAGGCCGCGTCGGGCGCGACGGCGAGACAGTCTTCGCCGACGTGCGCCTTTAGACCTGAAAGCAGGCTCGATAGACCGGTGCCGCCGCCGATTGACACAATGCGCAATCCACGATTCGCTTCTCTCACGTGATCCCCTTGACCGCTATCGCGGCTCATTCCTCGTCAAAGTCAAAGCCGAAGCCGGTCAACTGTTGGAACTCTTCGTTGGTGTGGAGGCTGGCAAAGTCCGGGTCGCGCCGAGCGTGGGAGCGATGCACTGAGCGTATCACAATGGCGCGGCGCAAAGCGTCGAGAGATTTGGGCGGCTGGTGCAAACGCGCGTAGGCGGCAGACAGTGAATACCAGATATGGTCGGCGCGCGGCTCGGCCTTCAAGGCTTTTTCAAAGAGCGCCACGGCTTCAGCGAAATTGCCTTTGTTGAGCTGCACGACGCCTTGATCATAAAGCGCATCGGGGTTGCGCGGCACCGCCGGCGTCCGCGCCATGCGCTGATCGCAAATGGCGATGTAGGTGCGCGCCGGTGCGACGATGTCTGCCTGATCGCCGAACCGATCCAGTATGCTATCAAACGCTCCTTTGGCGCCGCTGTAGTCATGGCGGTTGAACAGGCGCAACGCCTGCTCAAAGGCTTTGACCGCAAGCAGCGTCGCGGGCGGCGTCTTTTTCGGTGGCGGCGGCGCCGGTTTGACAGGCTTCACAGGCGCGGCGACTCGGCGAGCAGCCGGGCGCGGCGGCGCTGTTTTAGCCGCGGGCTTTTTGGCCGGCTTCGGCGCAGCTTTCACCACCTTCTTTGGCGGCGACTTCTTGGCGGCGGCGGCTACGGGTTTCTTTGCAGGCGATGCTGGTTTCTTGCTTTTTGCAGGAGCAGCTTTCTTGGCTTTAGGAGCAGCGGTGATCTTGCCGGGACGCTGAGGCTTCTTATCAGCAACCTTCTTAGCCTTCGTAGTACGGACTTTGTGAGACGCGGGCGAGCGGCTTTTGTTGCTTTTAGTAATCAGGCTGCTCATTCTTGTCCTCGTTAGTTGCGAATCAACGAACCCTACGTCAACTTATGCCTGCGTCGGTTGATGAGTCTTTTATATCAAGTAATTATGGGTTAAGTCAAGAAATACCTGGCGTCGCACGCCCGCATTGACAGCCGGCAAAATGGCGCTGAAAGCGGGTTTTGTCCGGGTCTCAGCGATTCATTCCGTGTAACTGTAAGAGCCTTGAAACTTAGCAGGCTATTACCGGCTTGGCAGTGAGGCCAGCCCGCCATTCACCACTCAAAACCTGTTATTTCAACATTTAACCCCGGAAGCGGCGATCTAGATTGCTGATGCTTGACGGCTAACTGTATAATTTGCCTGCATTTAGGTCATTTTGCCCCAGATGTGGCGGGCGAGGCGCAAAAAAATGAGTAACGCAAGCCATTTTTCAGGTCAAGGTAACACGGAAATAAGCCAGCGTCCGCTCGCCGCCAAGAAAGTGATGCTGACGCGCCCGCCGGCGCAGTCCACCGAAATGGCTGTAGGGCTCGAACAACTGGGCGCGACGGTGATTCACTTTCCCACCATAGAAATCGCCGAGCCGAGCAGTTGGCAAGGTCTTGATGACGCAATTGCCCGGCTGGAATCTTATGACTGGCTGATCTTCACCAGCGTCAACGGCGTCGAATTCTTCTTTCGCCGGCTTGCCGAACGACGGCAGGACGGTTTGAGCGTGCTGTCAGGCTCACGAACCTGTGTCGTTGGCCCGGCAACTGCGCGAGCCCTCATTTCAGCCGGCGGGCAGGTCGATCTGACCGCAAGAGATTCAACCGGCGAAGGGGTGCTGGCGGCTCTCATTGACGCGGTCGGCGGCGAGGAAAAGCTCGCCAGCCTCAGATTCCTCTTGCCGCGCGCCCGTGTGGCCCGCGAAGTCTTGCCGGCAGAACTGGCGCGACACGGCGCGCATGTTGATTCGGTCGAAACGTATCAAACCCTGCGCCCGAGTGTTGACCGCGCCAGCCTGATTCGCCTAATCACAGAGAGTCACGTTGATGCCATCGCGTTCACTAGCCCTTCAACCGTCAACAATTTCGCGGCGCTCATCGGCACGGATGATCTTGCCAATCGCCTGAGCGGTATCGTCGTCGCTAGCATCGGCCCGGTGACCTCGGAGGCCTTGCGCGCCCACGGCCTCACGGACATCGTGCAACCCCGACGCTATAACGCCGCCGCACTGGTCCAGGCGCTTACCGAAGCATTGACGCGTGACGAAGGGGTCCGTGGAAGTGTTTAATTTGGCTTCTCTGCGCCGCGCTGCAATAATCATTTGCCGGCGCGTTCATCCATCAAGCTGGTTCAGGTGATCGATTTATGATAAGCAATCCGCGGGGTCGAGCCCGTCTCACATTGTGGCTTTTCCTGGTGGTGGCGATGGTCGCCGCGCCAGCCTACGCGCAGGACCCGCAGAAGACCGACGACCAGACGCCTGTGCGGCTCAACTCGACGCTCGTGCAGGTTCCGGCCATCGTCACCGAGCGCGGCGGCAAGTTTATCACCGACCTTACAAAAGCTGACTTCACCGTTTTTGAAGACGGCAAGCGGCAAGAGGTCGCGCTCTTCACCGCGCTCAAACAACCATTCAACGCCGTGCTTGTCCTCGACACCTCCAACAGCGCTCAGGATCGCTTGCGGGCGATTCAAAACACCGCCGTGACGTTCACCAAAGAACTCGCCGCCGGCGACCGCACGATGGTCATCTCGTTCGACAATGACATCCATGAGCTGACCGAATTCACTCACGACCAGAAAGAGCTTGAATCGGCCATTCGCGGTGTCGAGTCAGGTTTCGGCAAGCTGCTCTATGAAGCGATGGTACGCGCTCTGGACAAGCTCCGCGGCCAGGAAGGCCGCCGCGCCGTCATCCTCTTCAGCGACGGCGTTGACATGAAAAGCATCGAAGCGACTGCCGAGAAGACCATGCAGATGGCCGAAGAGGTCGGCGCGGTGATTTACGTGGTACGCTTTGACACGCGCTGGTTCATCGAGGCCGAAGCTCGCAAGCAAGAAGCCGAGCGCCCCAAAAAGCGATTGCCCTTCGACGTGGATGGGCGCATTCCGCTGCCGCCTGATTTTGGCGGGCCGGACATCACAAGTGATAATCCGGAAATCCCCACGCCGCAGAAGCCCAAGATCGAAATTGATATGGGCGGCATGGGGTCGCCGCGTCGCCAGCCGCCCGTCGTCTACGACCCGGGGTCGCGCGCCCCGATGGGCTTGCCGCAACCCCGCGAAGCCGATCCGATCTCGGATAATCTCGACAAGCTGTATGGTGAGGCCGATCAGTTCATGCTCGCGATCACGGCGCGCACGGGTGGCCGGGTTTACCAGGCCGAGACCTTCGAGAACACTCGCGCCGCCTTTGCCGCCATCGCCGACGAGTTGCACAATCTTTACGTCTTGGGCTACTACCCGACCGCCGCGCGACGGGATAATAAGCTCCATAAGCTCAAAGTCGAAGTCGCCCGCAAGAATGTTCTAGTGCGCGCCCGCACCGGCTATCGCACACAGACCGCCGACAGATAGTAAGCGGCAAGCCATACCGCCCGGCGATTCGCCCGCACGCCTTCTGCCCGTAATCAAACAGGCATTACACTAATTCGTATAGCGCGCGCCGCTCTGGCTAACTTCGGGCAACCGACGCCGCATCTTTTCAATCGTCACTTCTTTTATTTATTGAACAATTTAACCGCGAGTGTGTTAAGCTAGGGCGCATAGCAGCGGGGTGCGGCACAGGCATTGCTCCTGGGCGAATTGCCAAAAGAGTTAAACAGCTTTTCGTTTGAGGGTAATGATATGAAACGCGCTCTCCCCATGCTCCTCACGCTCCTGTCTCTGCTGTTGATCAGCAATTCCAGCTTTGCGCAAACGCCTGACAACACCGACGCCGATGTCGAAGATGAAGCACCCGCCGGGCGTGTGGTGCGCGTCAGCTTCGTCGAAGGCGACGTGTCGTTTCAGCGCGCCGGCACCAGCGAATGGGCCGCGGCGATAGAGAATCTCCCCCTGTTTGCCGGCGATCAAGTCTATGCCGGCAATGGCGCCCGCGTTGAATTGCAGCTCGGGCGCGGCAGCTACATCCGGCTTTCGGAAAACACCGCGCTGACGATTACCGACCTGCGCGACGATGGTGTGCAGTTCGAGATGCCGGCAGGGATGGCGTTCGTTCGCGTCGAGCAATTCGCCTCGGCATTCAAGCGCTTTGAAGTGGACGTGCCGAATGCCGCGCTCTTGCTGCAAGAGGATGGGCTCTATCGGATCAACGTGCGCGGCGATGACAACAGCGAAGTGATCGTACGGCGCGGCGCTGCCGAGGTTTCGACTGATGAAGGGAGTTTCAAGCTCCGCGAAGGCCGCCGCTTGTTGATTGATACGTCGGCCAGCGGGCGGCTCGAAGTCGCTTACGACACGACACAGGACGACTGGGATTTATGGAGCACGACGCGCGACGCAACTATCGGTCAGGGTGTGAGCGGTACGCCCGCTGACGTTACGCAATACGAGACGACCTACAGCGACTTTTACGGCGTGAGCGATCTGTCGTCCTATGGCTCGTGGTATGACGATCCGAGCTATGGCCGCTGCTGGCGACCGCGTGTCACCGCAGGCTGGGCGCCGTACCGCCAGGGCCAGTGGCTCTGGACGCCTTACGCCGGCTGGACGTGGGTGTCGAGCGAGCCCTGGGGATGGGCGCCTTACCACTACGGTCGTTGGGTCTTTGGTCCCGCGTATGGCTGGGCCTGGGTGCCGGGATACGGTAGGTCTGTCAGCCGTAATGACAATTACAGATGGCGAGCCTACTATCGCTGGCGTCCGGCGCTGGTTGGTTTCTTCGACGCGCCCTCGCCGCGCGGCCACTACGTTGGCTGGTATCCGCTAGCGCCCGGCCAGCATTGGCGGCGGCCTGATAGATCGCAACGCGGCGGCGATCACTCGCACCTGCAAAACCCGACGACGCGTGACGACTGGCAGCGTCCCGGTCGCAACACCTTCATTCTGCCGCCGCATCATGAGCGCGGCGTCACCCTGTTGCCGGTCGACGGCTTCACACGCGCCGACCGCGCCAAGGCCCGCCCGGTCGCGCCCGACACCGATCTGAGCAACTGGATCAAACGCGGCGCACGGGCCGGATTGCCTGAGATCAAGCCATCGCCCATCGCCATCGCTCCGGTCTTGCGCGACGGCGAGAGCCATCGCGTCGCGATCCCGGCTAACGAAATCATTCACCGTCCGGTGGTGACGCGCAATCGTCCAAGCGATTCCCAGGCGACGACGAACCCACCACGCGAGCGCCGCTTGATCACTCCGCGCCCGCCCGTGATGTCAAATGACGAGCCGGCACGGCGCGCAAAACGCGAGCGCGGTGACGAATCGCGCCTGAAGCCGCCGGTGGTGGCTCGCCCGGCAGACGGGCAGGAAGACTATCCAGCTCGTCAGAAGCCGAACCGCCAGGAACGCGACGGCGCGCAGCCTCGCATCCTGCCGGCAGACCGTACTGATGGCGACAGTGACCGCGCCGAGCGCAAGGCACGGCGCAAGAATGACGAGGCGGCGCAGCCGGTGAATCAGGACAACTCTGCCGGCGAGGAGACGCGAGCCCGCGAGCGCAAACAGCGCGACGAAGAGCAGGTGCGCCAGCGCAACGAAGAGCGTACCCGGCAACAAAACGAAGACCGCGCTAAACAGCACGAGGAAGAACGCCAGCGCCGCGGCGAAGAAGATCAGAACCGACAACGTGACGAAGAGCGCACACGGCAACGCCATGAAGAGCGCCAGCGGCAGGCGGAAGAAGAACGCAACCGCCAGCGCCAAGAGGAACAACAGCGCCATAATGAAGAAGAGCGCGCTCGGCAACGTGAGCAGGAACAGAACCGCCAGCGTGATGAGGAACGTGCCCGGCAGCGCAATGAAGAACAGAATCGCCAGCGCGACGAAGAACGCAATCGTCAGCGGAACGAAGAACAGAACCGCCATCGCGAAAAGCCGCCTGAGCAAAACACCGCGACGCCGAATCAGACCAAGTCGCCGCGCTCCGATTCTTCGGGCGAATCGCATCATCAGCAGAAGCAGGAGCGCCGCGCCGAACAAGAGCAGCGCAAAAAATCCTGAGCAGTTGCCGGTTGTCAGTCGTCAGTTGCTAGTTAAGGCGACATCAACTGACGACTGACAACCGGCAATTGGCAACGACTCACCGGTGGCATGGACTGGGCAGATGATAGACGAATAAGTTAAAGAGATAACACCCCATCTGCTTCATCCTCTTTCGCTTCGGTCATCTGCCTGGTCGGTGCCACCGGCCGCCTACCCGTTACCGCTCGACCTGCCCAAAGGAGACCGACGATGAACAGAAATCGCTTCGGCGCGTTCTTGCTCCACTCCCTCATCGCCGCCATTGCGGTTGTCGGCTACGCCTCGCAATCGCCAAAGAATGGGCGGCCTCAACCTGAAACGCCGCGGCCCGCGCCGGCTGATACGGGGGCCGCACAGACGAATACGCATCATCCGACGACTCAGCAGTCGGGTGATCTGCCGTTTGACCGCCCGCCGCTTGAGCGCCCCGCCCTGCGTCGCGACCTGCCCCCGAAAGAAGCGGCGACGACGGCCCCCGACAAGGCGGACTCTGTCAAGCTGGCGGTAGACCTCATCGTCCTCGATGCACAGGTGCTGCAACAGAAAACAGGCCGCATCGCCGGCGACATGAAGAAGGAATCGTTCACCCTCACAGAAGACGGCGTGAAACAGACGATCACTCACTTTAGCCAGGATACCTTGCCGCTCTCTGTGATCTTGCTGATTGATCGCGGCGGCTGCATGGACCCGTTCAGTGACCGGGTTCACGAAGCGACGATGGCCGCCTTGAACCGGCTGCGCCCGCAGGATGAAGTCGCGCTGATGGCCTTTCACAACACGGTTGATCTGGTCGCCGGCTTCACGCGTGACCGGCGGCGCATCGAAAGCGCGCTGCACCGCATTCCGCCGCACGACGAGCAGGCGAGCCACTGTTTCAACCGCGCCTTTGACGAGGCGGCAAATTACATGAATCACGCCGGCAATCCTGATGGCCGCCGCGTCATCATCGTGCTGACCGGCATCACCACTGACTTTGATTGTCCTGGGCCGAGCGGCGACGAAGTGCGCCGCGCGGTGCTGGAAAGCGGCGCGGTCGTCTGCGGCATCATCCCGAAGACCGCCGAGCAGCGGCTCGAAAGCGGCATCATGCGCACGGTCACGGGCATCGGCGGCGTTTTCAAGGCGAAAGCGTCGAACCTCAACCGGCTGGCCGAAGAGACCGGCGGCGAAGTCCTCAGCGACAAGCCCGAGATGCTCAACCATGTCTTTAATGACCTGATCGATCATCTGCGCACTCGCTATGTCATCGGCTTTGTGTCTTCGAATACAAAGCGCGACGGCAGCTTTCGCAAGATCAAGCTGGATGTGGCGCAGCCTTCGACAAAGCCCGAAGACCGGCTGGTCGTCCGCACGCGGCGCGGCTACATCGCGGCAAAGGCGCGGCCTATTAATGCCGAGAAGCCGCCCGCACACTAACGCTCCTTGCGGAGCCTTTCACGGTTTTCAGTTTTCCTCTGAAGCAACTCACTACCCTCCATTCGTTCGCCGCGCAAGCAGCACTCGCGCGGCGATTTCTTTTGCGGTGATTGCTTGACACTGACAGAGGTGATTCATAGAGTCGCTGGTATGACCAATGACCCGGACGGCCCGCCAAAGAGCCTGAGCGATTCGCTCGCCGCCGTCTTCATCAACCGGGAAAAAGAATTGCGCTCGGGCTGGCGCGTGCTCCTGTTCTTCCTGGCGTTCGTGATGGCTATTATCTTCATCCGGGGCGTCGGCGACACGCTCGCCCGACTGATCCCGTCGCTGCGCTTTCTCGTGACGGACTCACTCTCCGAAACATCGTCGGATCGCTGGCGTCTGCTGGTGATGCTCATCGGGGCGCTGGAAACGCTCGCCGCCGCTTTCATCGCCTCTTTCGTCTGTGCCCGCTGGCTGGAGCGTCGGACGCTGCGGTCAGTCGGCTTCAAGCTGCATCGCGGCTGGGCGAAAGATTTTGTCCTCGGCTCACTGATCGGCGCGGCGTCGCTCGCCTTCGCTGTCGGACTGATTGCGGCGGCGGGTGCGGCGCATTTCGCTATTCAACTCACCGATAAGGCGGCGTTGATATTCGGCTTCGGCTACTTGCTGGTTTTCTTTTTGATCGCCGGGGCGGTTGAAGAACTGATCTTTCGCGGCTTCGTCTTTCAGGCGTTATTGCACAACCTCGGCGCTTTTCCGGCGCTTGGCATCACCGCCATACTGTTCGGCCTGGCGCACATCGATAACAACAACGTTTCGCCGTTCGCCATCTTCAACACGGTGCTCGCAGGCGTCTGGTTAGGCGTCGCCTATTTGCAGACGCGGAGCCTATGGCTGGCAACGGCGCTGCACTATTCGTGGAACTTCGTGATGGTTTTTGTCTTCGGGCTGAATGTCAGCGGCATCCCGGCGTTTGAAAAGCTGGCGTG
This genomic stretch from Blastocatellia bacterium harbors:
- the glmS gene encoding glutamine--fructose-6-phosphate transaminase (isomerizing), with protein sequence MCGIVGYVGDKQVVGVILDGLRKLEYRGYDSAGIAVVDEQGALMIRRAEGKLRNLEETIRLKPLDGTYGIGHTRWATHGRPTEENAHPHRDCSGKVVVVHNGIIENFLPLKHKLQGEDHRFVTETDTEVIAHLIEKYLKETDGSLEAAVRRTVMEMRGIYALAIMSADEPEKIIAVRQGPPIVIGLGQNEYFVASDIPPVLNHTRDVFYLGDGEMAVLSRDGVTVTDFEGNSISPNVQRITWDPIMAEKGGFKHYMLKEIYEQPRAVRDTVLGRVSQTTGRVYLDEMEISEAEFRQFTSIKALACGTSLHAAMAGKYMLEELARIPVEIDYASEFRYRDPILDDKTLVIAISQSGETADTIAAVRESKEKGAKILSICNVQGSMLTRESHGTVLTHAGPEIGVASTKAFTSQMTVLYLLALYLGQQRGVLSEEESLKHVRALNGLPVKMETLLGCDDLADRLAREFHRAQDFLYLGRGINFPIALEGALKLKEISYIHAEGYPAGEMKHGPNALIDEDLPVVVIATKDEASDTSRLRYEKTLSNMVEVKARDGKVIAIVTEGDTHAHEIADTVIEVPAASDLISPILAILPLQLLAYHIGVRRGCDVDQPRNLAKSVTVE
- the glmU gene encoding bifunctional UDP-N-acetylglucosamine diphosphorylase/glucosamine-1-phosphate N-acetyltransferase GlmU; its protein translation is MTDVMILAAGLGTRMKSRRAKVLHEVAGLPLVAHVLRAAFKLAPEAIFTVVGHQAEEVERAVRDEAARLVEGGAARPDLQFVLQTEQRGTGHAVMAGREQLQGRSGSIIVLAGDGPMIKSDTLARLSEAHQHEGNAATVLTVEMNDPTGYGRIIRDDRGGFARIVEQKDGSPSELAVREVCVSIYCFDVAALLEALDHLRTDNAQGEYYLTDVPAVMLEQGKRVGVLCHTDPEEVQGVNSRVELAELDQKLRAAKLRELMLAGVTIVDPATTYIHQDVEIGQDTIIHPQVIVEGASRIGANCTIFSWTRLRNVTIEDDVTIRNSTVIEDSVIHRRASVGPFARLRMHAEIGEKAAIGNFVEVKKSKIGTGTKASHLTYLGDATLGDDVNIGAGTVTCNYDGVRKNQTIIEDGVRIGSDTMLVAPVRVGRGSKTGAGAVVTKDVPPDSLAVGVPAIIKKKLQ
- a CDS encoding YvcK family protein; amino-acid sequence: MREANRGLRIVSIGGGTGLSSLLSGLKAHVGEDCLAVAPDAAWIETLTAVVTVTDDGGSSGRLREEFQILPPGDIRNCMVALAEDERLLTQLFQYRFESGGDLAGHSFGNLFLAALTGVTGDFFEAIKVSSEVLAIKGRIFPSTVEDVTLVAEFEDGRTILGESKIVEARAPIRRLRLSHPCGPVPETLEAIAEADLITIGPGSLYTSIIPNLLVDEIVAALNRSPAMKAYICNVMTQPGETDGFTVENHLRALLAHSPALKLDYVIVNSAPIHAELREKYLADGAVQVEFETAPLCSGEIPVKLRIGQSPDARSILVLCGNLVSEHDVVRHDSHRLAQLVLNIHQRHLTPPLSFSDTRRSDFGF
- a CDS encoding tetratricopeptide repeat protein, which translates into the protein MKAAPKPAKKPAAKTAPPRPAARRVAAPVKPVKPAPPPPKKTPPATLLAVKAFEQALRLFNRHDYSGAKGAFDSILDRFGDQADIVAPARTYIAICDQRMARTPAVPRNPDALYDQGVVQLNKGNFAEAVALFEKALKAEPRADHIWYSLSAAYARLHQPPKSLDALRRAIVIRSVHRSHARRDPDFASLHTNEEFQQLTGFGFDFDEE
- a CDS encoding uroporphyrinogen-III synthase — encoded protein: MSNASHFSGQGNTEISQRPLAAKKVMLTRPPAQSTEMAVGLEQLGATVIHFPTIEIAEPSSWQGLDDAIARLESYDWLIFTSVNGVEFFFRRLAERRQDGLSVLSGSRTCVVGPATARALISAGGQVDLTARDSTGEGVLAALIDAVGGEEKLASLRFLLPRARVAREVLPAELARHGAHVDSVETYQTLRPSVDRASLIRLITESHVDAIAFTSPSTVNNFAALIGTDDLANRLSGIVVASIGPVTSEALRAHGLTDIVQPRRYNAAALVQALTEALTRDEGVRGSV
- a CDS encoding VWA domain-containing protein, translated to MISNPRGRARLTLWLFLVVAMVAAPAYAQDPQKTDDQTPVRLNSTLVQVPAIVTERGGKFITDLTKADFTVFEDGKRQEVALFTALKQPFNAVLVLDTSNSAQDRLRAIQNTAVTFTKELAAGDRTMVISFDNDIHELTEFTHDQKELESAIRGVESGFGKLLYEAMVRALDKLRGQEGRRAVILFSDGVDMKSIEATAEKTMQMAEEVGAVIYVVRFDTRWFIEAEARKQEAERPKKRLPFDVDGRIPLPPDFGGPDITSDNPEIPTPQKPKIEIDMGGMGSPRRQPPVVYDPGSRAPMGLPQPREADPISDNLDKLYGEADQFMLAITARTGGRVYQAETFENTRAAFAAIADELHNLYVLGYYPTAARRDNKLHKLKVEVARKNVLVRARTGYRTQTADR